One part of the Actinomycetes bacterium genome encodes these proteins:
- a CDS encoding ABC transporter ATP-binding protein, translating into MSSGHPWATLHSFRRDPSVTDKQLPPGTVRRVSGYARPYWRSIATFLVLVVVDAMLVVAAPLLFRSIIDNGVANGDRSLVIRLSLLVAVIAVVDSLIGLVMRWFSARIGEGLIYDMRTEVFGHVQRMPLAFFTRTQTGALISRLNNDVIGAQQAFTSTLSGVVSNVVSLVFVAAAMFALSWQITLASLLMLPVFLIPARRVGRTLQGLTRQSMQTNAEMSTMMTERFNVSGALLAKLFGRPEDEDQAFSAKAGRVRDIGVRIAMSNRVFFTALTLVASLATALVYGAGGLLVIAGTLTTGTLVALAGLLGRLYGPLTALSNVRVDIMTALVSFDRVFEVLDLPPMITEKPDAAVLRPGPTAVEFVNVGFRYPQAEEVSLASLETVTALEHAPNQRVLDDVSFRIEPGQMVALVGPSGAGKTTITSLVARLYDATAGSVRVGGHDVRDVTLASLRDVVGVVTQDAHMFHETIRANLLYARPDADDHQLEAACRDAQIWDLVRSLPDGLDTVVGDRGYRLSGGEKQRLAIARLLLKAPSVVVLDEATAHLDSESEVAVQEALSRALEGRTSLVIAHRLSTVRDADVILLVSDGRVAERGRHEELLRANGAYADLYRTQFAPQGDAASATSPPRSLTA; encoded by the coding sequence GTGAGTTCCGGCCACCCGTGGGCGACGCTGCACTCCTTCCGCCGGGACCCCTCGGTCACGGACAAGCAGCTCCCGCCCGGCACGGTTCGCCGGGTCTCCGGCTACGCGCGGCCCTACTGGCGCTCGATCGCCACCTTCCTGGTCCTCGTCGTCGTCGACGCCATGCTGGTGGTGGCGGCCCCGTTGCTGTTCCGCTCGATCATCGACAACGGGGTGGCGAACGGCGACCGGTCCCTCGTCATCCGCTTGTCACTGCTCGTCGCCGTCATCGCCGTCGTCGACTCCCTCATCGGCCTGGTGATGCGCTGGTTCTCCGCGCGCATCGGCGAGGGCCTGATCTACGACATGCGGACCGAGGTCTTCGGTCACGTGCAGCGCATGCCGCTCGCGTTCTTCACGCGCACCCAGACGGGAGCGCTGATCTCACGGCTCAACAACGACGTCATCGGGGCGCAGCAGGCGTTCACCTCGACTCTGTCCGGCGTCGTCTCCAATGTCGTCAGCCTCGTCTTCGTGGCTGCCGCGATGTTCGCGTTGTCCTGGCAGATCACCCTCGCGTCGCTGCTGATGCTGCCGGTCTTCCTCATCCCGGCCCGCCGGGTCGGTCGCACCCTGCAGGGCCTCACCCGGCAGTCGATGCAGACCAACGCCGAGATGAGCACGATGATGACCGAGCGGTTCAACGTCTCGGGCGCCCTGCTGGCCAAGCTCTTCGGCCGCCCCGAGGACGAGGACCAGGCGTTCTCGGCCAAGGCGGGACGGGTGCGCGACATCGGCGTACGGATCGCGATGTCCAACCGGGTCTTCTTCACGGCGCTGACCCTCGTCGCGTCGCTCGCGACGGCGCTGGTCTACGGCGCGGGCGGCCTGCTGGTCATCGCCGGGACCCTCACGACCGGGACTCTGGTGGCGCTCGCCGGGCTGCTCGGCCGACTCTACGGGCCGCTCACGGCTCTCTCCAACGTGCGGGTCGACATCATGACCGCCCTGGTGTCCTTCGACCGGGTCTTCGAGGTCCTCGACCTGCCGCCGATGATCACGGAGAAGCCAGACGCGGCAGTGCTGCGGCCGGGGCCGACCGCCGTGGAGTTCGTGAACGTCGGCTTCCGCTACCCGCAGGCCGAGGAGGTCTCGCTCGCGTCGCTGGAGACGGTGACGGCCCTCGAGCACGCCCCCAACCAGCGGGTGCTCGACGACGTCAGCTTCCGCATCGAACCGGGGCAGATGGTCGCCCTCGTGGGTCCGTCCGGAGCCGGCAAGACCACGATCACCTCCCTCGTCGCGCGGCTGTACGACGCCACGGCCGGCTCGGTCCGCGTCGGCGGGCACGACGTCCGAGACGTCACCCTCGCCTCGCTGCGCGACGTCGTCGGCGTGGTCACCCAGGACGCGCACATGTTCCACGAGACCATCCGCGCCAACCTGCTGTACGCCCGCCCGGATGCCGACGACCACCAGCTCGAGGCCGCCTGCCGGGACGCCCAGATCTGGGACCTGGTCCGCTCCCTCCCGGACGGCCTGGACACCGTGGTGGGCGATCGCGGCTATCGGCTCTCGGGCGGGGAGAAGCAGCGCCTGGCGATCGCCCGGCTGCTGCTCAAGGCCCCCTCGGTGGTCGTCCTCGACGAGGCCACCGCCCACCTCGACAGCGAGTCCGAGGTCGCCGTCCAGGAGGCCCTGTCCCGAGCGCTCGAGGGCCGCACCTCACTGGTCATCGCGCACCGGCTGTCCACCGTCCGCGACGCCGACGTCATCCTGCTCGTCAGCGACGGCCGGGTCGCGGAGCGGGGTCGTCACGAGGAGCTGCTTCGCGCGAACGGCGCGTACGCCGACCTGTACCGGACCCAGTTCGCTCCGCAGGGAGACGCGGCATCGGCGACGAGCCCGCCCCGGTCGCTGACGGCGTAG
- a CDS encoding helix-turn-helix domain-containing protein codes for MADLTKGRRVTGGDRTKLAADLRKRYESGASIRELAAETGRSYGFVHRILSESGATLRGRGGATRSRSKK; via the coding sequence GTGGCCGACCTGACCAAGGGCCGCAGGGTGACGGGCGGCGATCGCACCAAGCTTGCGGCCGACCTGCGCAAGCGCTATGAGTCCGGCGCCAGCATCCGTGAGCTCGCCGCGGAGACGGGACGCTCGTACGGCTTCGTGCACCGGATCCTGAGCGAGTCCGGGGCGACGCTTCGAGGACGCGGCGGCGCCACGCGCAGCCGGTCGAAGAAGTAG
- a CDS encoding ABC-F family ATP-binding cassette domain-containing protein → MITAVGVELRAGARILLEQASFRVAPGDRVGLVGRNGAGKTTLMRALAGETQPAAGTVTRSGEVGYLPQDPRTGDLEVLARDRILGARDLDLVTRQLRDAEGRMASADEATRDQAMRRYARLQEEFTTRGGYAAEAEAASIAASVGLPERVLEQRLGTLSGGQRRRVELARILFSGAETLLLDEPTNHLDADSIAWLREFLRGHKGGIVVISHDVAIVEATVNRVFHLDANRAELDVYNVGWTAYLEQRETDERRRRRERSNAEKQAAQLKAQADRMRAKATKAKAAQNMERRAERLLGGLAEVRRADRVAKLRFPSPAPCGRTPLRATGLSKSYGSLEIFTDVDLAVDRGSRVVVLGLNGAGKTTLLRLLSGLEPADTGEVEPGHGLRLGYYAQEHETLDTARSVLENMLSAAPELSALEARRVLGSFLFSGDDVDKPAGVLSGGEKTRLALAMLVVSSANVLLLDEPTNNLDPASREEVLHALRSYSGAVVLVTHDEGAVEALQPERVLLLPDGVEDHWSADYTDLVALA, encoded by the coding sequence GTGATCACCGCCGTCGGGGTCGAGCTGCGCGCCGGGGCCCGCATCCTGCTGGAGCAGGCGAGCTTTCGGGTCGCACCAGGCGACCGCGTCGGCCTGGTCGGGCGCAACGGAGCCGGCAAGACCACGCTCATGCGGGCCCTGGCGGGTGAGACTCAGCCGGCCGCCGGGACCGTGACCCGCTCCGGGGAGGTGGGCTATCTGCCGCAGGACCCCCGGACCGGGGACCTCGAGGTGCTCGCGAGGGACCGGATCCTCGGCGCTCGCGACCTCGACCTGGTGACCCGCCAGCTGCGCGACGCCGAGGGGCGGATGGCGAGTGCCGACGAGGCGACCCGCGACCAGGCCATGCGCCGCTACGCCCGCCTGCAGGAGGAGTTCACCACCCGCGGCGGGTACGCCGCCGAGGCGGAGGCGGCGTCCATCGCCGCGAGTGTCGGCCTCCCGGAACGGGTGCTGGAGCAGCGCCTGGGCACGCTGTCGGGCGGTCAGCGCCGGAGGGTCGAGCTCGCGCGGATCCTCTTCAGCGGCGCCGAGACCCTGCTGCTCGACGAGCCGACCAACCATCTCGACGCGGACTCCATCGCGTGGCTGCGCGAGTTCCTCCGCGGCCACAAGGGCGGGATCGTGGTGATCTCCCACGACGTCGCGATCGTCGAGGCGACGGTCAACCGAGTGTTCCACCTCGATGCCAACCGGGCCGAGCTGGACGTCTACAACGTGGGCTGGACCGCCTACCTCGAGCAGCGCGAGACCGACGAGCGACGCCGCCGCAGGGAGCGGAGCAACGCCGAGAAGCAGGCCGCCCAGCTCAAGGCGCAGGCCGACCGCATGCGGGCGAAGGCGACCAAGGCCAAGGCGGCGCAGAACATGGAGCGCCGGGCCGAGCGACTCCTCGGCGGCCTCGCGGAGGTCCGGCGAGCGGACCGGGTGGCGAAGCTGCGCTTCCCGTCGCCCGCCCCCTGCGGGCGTACGCCGCTGCGCGCCACCGGCCTGTCGAAGTCCTACGGTTCCCTCGAGATCTTCACGGACGTGGACCTGGCCGTCGACCGGGGGTCGCGCGTCGTCGTCCTCGGCCTCAACGGGGCCGGCAAGACGACGCTGCTTCGGCTGCTGTCCGGGCTGGAACCGGCGGACACGGGGGAGGTCGAGCCGGGCCACGGACTGCGGCTCGGCTACTACGCGCAGGAGCACGAGACCCTCGATACCGCCCGTAGCGTGCTGGAGAACATGCTCTCCGCGGCGCCTGAGCTGTCCGCGCTGGAGGCACGACGGGTCCTCGGGTCCTTCCTGTTCTCCGGCGACGACGTCGACAAGCCCGCTGGAGTGCTCTCGGGCGGGGAGAAGACCCGGCTCGCCCTGGCCATGCTCGTGGTCTCCAGCGCCAACGTGCTGCTCCTGGACGAACCGACCAACAACCTGGATCCCGCCAGCCGCGAGGAGGTCCTGCACGCGCTGCGCTCGTACTCCGGTGCCGTGGTCCTCGTCACCCACGACGAGGGGGCCGTCGAGGCGCTCCAGCCGGAGCGCGTGCTGCTCCTTCCGGACGGAGTGGAGGACCACTGGAGCGCCGACTACACCGACCTGGTCGCTCTCGCCTGA
- a CDS encoding metal-sulfur cluster assembly factor, which translates to MTAGTGASTVEDVTEAMRDVVDPELGINVVDLGLVYGITIDQNNVAVLDMTLTSAACPLTDVIEDQTSAALDGLVDGVRINWVWMPPWGPDKITDEGREQLRALGFNV; encoded by the coding sequence ATGACCGCGGGCACCGGTGCGAGCACCGTCGAGGACGTCACGGAGGCGATGCGCGACGTCGTCGATCCCGAGCTCGGCATCAACGTCGTCGACCTGGGCCTCGTCTATGGGATCACCATCGACCAGAACAACGTCGCCGTGCTGGACATGACCCTGACGTCCGCGGCGTGCCCGCTCACCGACGTCATCGAGGACCAGACCAGCGCCGCGCTGGACGGGCTCGTGGACGGGGTGCGTATCAACTGGGTCTGGATGCCGCCGTGGGGACCCGACAAGATCACCGACGAGGGCCGCGAACAGCTGCGCGCCCTCGGCTTCAACGTCTGA
- a CDS encoding SUF system NifU family Fe-S cluster assembly protein, translating into MSLEAMYQEIILDHYRHPRHRGLREPYDAEAHHVNPTCGDEVTVRVRLADGVVEDVSYEGEGCSISQASESVMSELLRGRQLEDALAVQEEFLGLMHGTVAADEDRLDDAVAFSGVAKFPARVKCALLGWMAFRDAALRAAGREALS; encoded by the coding sequence GTGAGCCTCGAGGCGATGTACCAGGAGATCATCCTCGACCACTACCGCCACCCCCGACACCGTGGGCTGCGGGAGCCATACGACGCCGAGGCGCACCACGTGAACCCCACCTGCGGCGATGAGGTGACGGTCCGGGTACGACTGGCCGACGGGGTGGTCGAGGACGTCTCCTACGAGGGCGAGGGCTGCTCGATCAGCCAGGCGAGCGAGTCGGTGATGAGTGAGCTGCTCCGGGGGCGCCAGCTCGAGGACGCCCTCGCCGTCCAGGAGGAGTTCCTCGGGCTCATGCACGGCACGGTCGCGGCGGACGAGGACCGGCTGGACGACGCCGTCGCCTTCTCCGGCGTTGCGAAGTTCCCCGCGCGCGTCAAGTGTGCGCTGCTCGGCTGGATGGCGTTCAGGGACGCGGCGCTGCGCGCCGCTGGACGGGAGGCACTGTCATGA
- a CDS encoding cysteine desulfurase produces MTTGALTLASPLDVERIRADFPILSRTVRDGHRLVYLDSGATSQKPVQVLDAERDYYTRHNAAVHRGAHQLAEEATDLYESARSRIAAFIGARPEEVVFTKNATEGINLLAYAMSNAATAGDEAARFRVGPGDEVVVTEMEHHANLVPWQELCRRTGATLRWFGVTDEGRLDLSDLDGVVTERTKVVALTHQSNVLGTVNPLAALTRRAHDVGALVVLDACQSVPHQAVDVGSTGADFLVFSGHKMLGPTGVGVLWGRSELLRVLPPFLTGGSMIKVVTMEGTTYADPPQRFEAGVPNIAQAIGLGAAADYLAVVGMDAVAAHEHALTELALALLAEIPGVRVVGPTDTVDRGGAVSFTVDGIHPHDVGQVLDSLGVEVRVGHHCAWPLMRRFGIAATTRATFYLYTTAEEVVALADGVRAAQRFFGVAP; encoded by the coding sequence GTGACGACCGGCGCCCTCACCCTGGCCTCGCCGCTCGACGTCGAGCGGATCCGGGCCGACTTCCCGATCCTGTCCCGCACCGTGCGCGACGGGCACCGGCTGGTCTACCTCGACTCCGGGGCGACGTCGCAGAAGCCCGTCCAGGTCCTGGATGCCGAGCGGGACTACTACACCCGGCACAACGCCGCCGTGCACCGTGGCGCCCACCAGCTGGCCGAGGAGGCGACCGACCTCTACGAGTCGGCGCGCTCGCGCATCGCGGCCTTCATCGGTGCCCGACCCGAGGAGGTGGTGTTCACCAAGAACGCCACCGAGGGCATCAACCTGCTCGCCTATGCCATGAGCAACGCCGCCACCGCCGGCGACGAGGCGGCCCGGTTCCGGGTCGGTCCCGGGGACGAGGTCGTCGTGACCGAGATGGAGCACCACGCCAACCTGGTCCCGTGGCAGGAGCTCTGCCGCAGGACCGGCGCCACCCTGCGCTGGTTCGGCGTCACCGACGAGGGCCGCCTCGACCTCTCCGACCTCGACGGGGTCGTCACCGAGCGGACCAAGGTGGTCGCGCTCACCCACCAGTCGAACGTGCTCGGCACGGTGAACCCGTTGGCCGCGCTCACCCGGCGTGCGCACGACGTCGGCGCGCTCGTGGTGCTCGACGCCTGCCAGTCGGTGCCGCACCAGGCGGTGGACGTAGGCTCGACCGGGGCCGACTTCCTGGTGTTCTCCGGGCACAAGATGCTCGGCCCGACCGGGGTCGGCGTGCTGTGGGGGCGCTCCGAGCTGCTGCGCGTGCTCCCGCCGTTCCTCACCGGTGGGTCGATGATCAAGGTGGTCACCATGGAGGGGACCACGTACGCCGACCCGCCGCAGCGCTTCGAGGCCGGCGTCCCCAACATCGCTCAGGCGATCGGGCTGGGCGCGGCCGCGGACTACCTCGCAGTCGTCGGCATGGATGCGGTGGCCGCGCACGAGCACGCGCTCACCGAGCTGGCCCTCGCGCTCCTGGCCGAGATCCCCGGTGTCCGCGTCGTGGGCCCTACCGACACCGTCGACCGTGGGGGAGCGGTGTCCTTCACCGTCGATGGCATCCACCCGCACGACGTCGGGCAGGTGCTGGACTCCCTCGGCGTCGAGGTCCGCGTCGGGCACCACTGCGCGTGGCCGCTGATGCGCCGCTTCGGCATCGCCGCCACGACCCGCGCGACGTTCTACCTCTACACGACGGCGGAGGAGGTCGTGGCGCTGGCCGACGGGGTCCGGGCCGCCCAGCGCTTCTTCGGGGTCGCCCCGTGA